In a genomic window of Hoeflea sp. 108:
- a CDS encoding SDR family NAD(P)-dependent oxidoreductase, whose translation MRGNIDVDKRGRARPAGRTAWVTGAGSGIGRALVVRLAHEGWQVAVSSRTARDLATLAADEPDLIHAFPLDVTDAEAVRETVASIEDDLGPLDLAVLNAGTYARDSAIRFDAAAFRATVEVNLMGTVHCLAALMPRMLARGSGHIAVVSSVAGYVGLPGAAAYGASKAALINMCEALHPDLAARNVRLSLINPGFVDTPLTQKNDFPMPFLISADAAVDHIMAGLISRHFEIAFPWKMALSMKLLAALPAWLRLAVTRRMVRN comes from the coding sequence ATGCGTGGAAACATAGACGTAGACAAGCGCGGCCGGGCCAGGCCGGCCGGACGGACGGCGTGGGTCACGGGAGCCGGTTCCGGCATCGGCCGTGCCCTGGTGGTTCGCCTCGCCCATGAGGGCTGGCAAGTCGCTGTCAGCTCGAGGACGGCCCGAGACCTCGCCACGCTTGCAGCTGATGAGCCTGACCTCATCCATGCCTTTCCGCTCGACGTGACGGACGCTGAGGCCGTGCGCGAGACCGTTGCCAGCATCGAAGATGACCTTGGGCCGCTCGATCTTGCTGTTCTGAATGCCGGCACCTACGCCCGCGACTCCGCAATCCGCTTCGACGCGGCCGCCTTTCGCGCTACCGTCGAGGTCAACCTGATGGGCACTGTCCATTGCCTGGCTGCGCTGATGCCGCGCATGCTGGCGCGTGGGTCGGGACACATCGCTGTCGTGTCTTCGGTTGCCGGCTATGTCGGCCTGCCAGGCGCCGCCGCCTATGGCGCGTCCAAGGCGGCCCTCATCAACATGTGCGAGGCGCTGCACCCCGATCTCGCCGCCCGCAACGTGCGCCTCAGCCTGATCAATCCGGGCTTCGTCGACACGCCGCTGACGCAGAAGAACGACTTTCCGATGCCGTTCCTGATTTCGGCCGATGCGGCGGTCGACCACATCATGGCTGGATTGATATCGCGGCATTTCGAGATTGCCTTTCCGTGGAAGATGGCGCTATCGATGAAGCTCCTTGCGGCACTGCCGGCATGGTTGCGCCTTGCTGTGACGCGGCGCATGGTGCGTAACTGA
- a CDS encoding deoxyribodipyrimidine photo-lyase, with translation MVGSLVWFRDDLRLADNPALDAAVAQGGRITALYVLEQAAGLRPLGGAASWWLGKSLASLAQSLDAVGIDLQIETGDPHKIVPAAAQRLSVANVLWNRRYAPGARAIDSAIKTTLQDGGIKAISFPGNVLAEPWNIKTGSGGAFQVYTPFARVVRQWPIAFPLPNPVPKDREPSEDGVATSTFQSKWAKKLEHHWSVGETGALLSLLRFFDEALADYVEDRDRPDQPGTSVLSPHLRFGEISARQVWHAAQAVAANDPAKGTAVEKFLSELIWRDFNYHQLYHRPDIANIAMRDTLAGFEWRDDQPAFAAWKRGRTGIPIIDAGMRQLWETGWMHNRVRMLVASFLTKNLLIDWRRGEQWFWVTLVDADVASNPGNWQWVAGCGMDAAPYFRIFNPVLQGERFDPTGTYVRQWLPELARLPDAWIHRPSEAPKDVLASAGVVLGETYPRPLVDLKASQRRARESFASLKA, from the coding sequence ATGGTTGGTTCGCTGGTCTGGTTTCGCGACGACCTCAGGCTGGCCGACAATCCAGCGCTAGACGCCGCGGTCGCGCAGGGCGGTCGCATCACGGCCCTCTATGTGCTTGAGCAGGCCGCCGGCTTGCGGCCCCTCGGCGGCGCGGCTTCGTGGTGGCTCGGCAAAAGCCTCGCATCACTGGCCCAGAGCCTGGATGCTGTCGGCATCGATCTGCAGATCGAAACCGGAGATCCCCACAAGATCGTACCTGCCGCAGCCCAACGGCTCAGCGTTGCAAATGTTCTCTGGAACCGCCGCTATGCGCCTGGCGCGCGCGCGATCGACAGTGCGATCAAGACCACGCTGCAGGATGGTGGGATAAAGGCGATTTCCTTTCCCGGCAACGTGCTTGCCGAACCATGGAACATCAAGACCGGCAGCGGCGGCGCGTTCCAGGTTTACACGCCCTTCGCCAGGGTAGTCCGGCAATGGCCGATCGCGTTTCCGCTGCCAAATCCTGTCCCCAAAGATCGAGAACCCTCGGAGGACGGCGTCGCCACGTCGACCTTTCAGTCCAAATGGGCCAAGAAGCTAGAACATCACTGGTCGGTCGGCGAGACCGGCGCACTTTTATCGCTGCTGCGCTTTTTTGACGAGGCACTCGCTGATTACGTCGAGGATCGCGACCGTCCGGACCAGCCGGGCACGTCTGTCCTGTCGCCGCATCTGCGCTTCGGCGAGATCAGCGCCCGGCAGGTCTGGCATGCCGCTCAGGCCGTTGCCGCAAACGATCCGGCCAAGGGCACGGCGGTCGAAAAGTTCCTGTCGGAACTGATCTGGCGCGATTTCAACTACCACCAACTCTACCATCGCCCCGACATTGCCAACATCGCCATGCGCGACACGCTCGCCGGGTTTGAGTGGCGCGACGACCAGCCCGCCTTCGCGGCCTGGAAGCGAGGGCGCACCGGCATTCCGATCATCGACGCCGGCATGCGCCAGCTTTGGGAGACCGGCTGGATGCACAACCGGGTGCGCATGCTGGTGGCGTCGTTCCTGACCAAGAACCTGCTCATCGACTGGAGGCGGGGCGAGCAATGGTTCTGGGTCACGCTGGTCGACGCCGACGTGGCGAGCAATCCCGGCAACTGGCAGTGGGTGGCCGGATGCGGCATGGACGCTGCACCCTATTTCCGTATCTTCAATCCCGTGCTGCAGGGTGAACGCTTCGATCCTACTGGTACCTACGTCCGGCAATGGCTGCCGGAGCTAGCCCGATTGCCGGATGCCTGGATACACCGTCCGTCAGAGGCGCCAAAAGACGTGCTCGCAAGCGCTGGGGTGGTACTCGGCGAAACATATCCACGCCCGCTCGTCGATCTCAAGGCGTCGCAGCGGCGAGCGCGGGAAAGCTTCGCCTCGCTCAAAGCATAA
- a CDS encoding pyridoxal phosphate-dependent aminotransferase produces MSVQDKFSKLGTDNAPGQEVRQKKGDLHSLLRGEPLAGVPVDFSHGDVDAFTPTPGAFEVFAKGVRSGGRQAYTEYRGSSQIREELAGKLADFTGAPVDAADAMILTPGTQGALFLAVASTVAHGDKVAIVQPDYFANRKLVEFFEGEIVPVRLDYMKSDADAGLDLGQLEEAFRQGAKVFVFSNPNNPTGVIYSEAEIHEIAALAGKYGVTVIVDQLYSRLRYQGASYTHLRANGIDPANVITIMGPSKTESLSGYRLGVAFGAPHLLERMEKLQAVVSLRAAGYNQAVLHTWFSEPEGWMDERIRLHEAIRDDLLEVLRAVEGIEACTPRAGSYLFPRLPELSVAPADFIRILRHQAGVIVTPGTEFCPHSTDSVRLNFSQDHAAAVKAAERMIELIGRYRI; encoded by the coding sequence ATGTCAGTCCAGGACAAGTTTAGCAAGCTCGGCACAGACAACGCTCCCGGCCAAGAGGTGCGCCAAAAGAAGGGCGACCTCCATAGCCTGCTGCGCGGCGAGCCTCTTGCGGGCGTGCCCGTCGATTTCTCGCACGGCGATGTAGACGCCTTCACGCCCACGCCCGGCGCATTCGAGGTTTTCGCCAAAGGTGTCCGCAGCGGCGGCCGTCAGGCCTATACTGAATATCGCGGATCAAGCCAGATTCGTGAGGAATTAGCCGGCAAGCTGGCCGACTTCACCGGCGCTCCGGTCGATGCGGCGGATGCCATGATCCTGACGCCCGGAACGCAGGGGGCACTTTTCCTGGCGGTCGCTAGCACGGTCGCGCATGGCGACAAGGTCGCCATCGTACAGCCCGACTACTTCGCCAACCGAAAGCTGGTCGAGTTCTTCGAAGGCGAGATCGTTCCCGTGCGGCTCGACTACATGAAGTCGGATGCCGATGCGGGTCTCGACCTTGGCCAACTGGAAGAGGCCTTCCGTCAAGGCGCGAAAGTCTTCGTCTTCTCCAACCCGAACAACCCGACAGGCGTGATATACTCCGAGGCCGAGATACACGAGATCGCCGCGCTGGCTGGCAAATACGGCGTGACTGTGATCGTGGATCAACTTTACTCGCGCCTGCGCTATCAGGGTGCCTCCTACACTCACTTGCGTGCGAACGGCATCGACCCGGCGAATGTGATCACCATCATGGGGCCGTCCAAGACGGAATCGCTCAGCGGCTACCGGCTTGGCGTGGCCTTTGGAGCACCGCACCTCCTTGAGCGCATGGAAAAGCTCCAGGCCGTCGTCTCCTTGCGCGCTGCCGGTTACAATCAGGCAGTTCTGCACACATGGTTCTCTGAGCCCGAGGGCTGGATGGATGAGCGCATCCGCCTGCATGAGGCCATCCGCGACGATCTGCTAGAGGTTTTGCGCGCCGTCGAAGGCATTGAAGCCTGCACCCCAAGGGCCGGTAGCTATCTGTTCCCGCGCCTGCCGGAACTTTCCGTGGCCCCCGCGGACTTCATCCGTATCCTGCGCCATCAGGCTGGCGTCATAGTGACACCGGGCACCGAGTTCTGTCCGCATTCCACAGATAGCGTGCGGCTGAACTTCTCACAGGATCATGCGGCGGCGGTGAAGGCGGCCGAGCGGATGATCGAACTCATCGGGCGATACCGCATTTAA
- a CDS encoding LysR family transcriptional regulator, translating to MDIRFLESLVEVAECGSIAEAARRLNLTPAAVSQRLKALEQELGHSLIARAGRTVRPTASGLAVLEKARHLIAGARDLRAIAANDLPAGELRLGSTATSLTGILPEVIASLSQRYPLIEFFVRPGASVDLYHSLLSEEIDAAVIVQPPFQIPKSIGWMTLREEPLVLIVPETMEISHPEMAISTAPFIRYDRNQWGGQIVDSYLRQHRLKVRQWLELDALDSIAALVSRGIGVAIVPDWSPPWPEGLRLRKIPLSDGERRRVGVLWRRSGPRSAAIRAFVDTCGEIQR from the coding sequence ATGGACATACGCTTCCTGGAAAGCCTGGTGGAGGTTGCCGAATGCGGCTCTATTGCCGAAGCGGCACGTAGGTTGAACCTGACGCCGGCAGCAGTATCGCAGCGGCTGAAGGCGCTCGAGCAGGAACTGGGACATTCGCTGATCGCTCGTGCCGGGCGTACCGTGCGCCCGACCGCCTCCGGTCTTGCCGTGCTGGAGAAAGCTCGGCACTTGATCGCGGGTGCGCGCGACCTGCGTGCCATCGCCGCCAATGATCTGCCTGCCGGAGAATTGCGGCTTGGCTCGACGGCGACAAGCTTGACTGGCATTCTGCCCGAGGTCATCGCCTCACTGAGCCAGCGCTACCCTCTCATTGAATTCTTTGTTCGACCGGGCGCTTCAGTGGACCTTTATCACAGTTTGCTCTCGGAGGAGATCGATGCTGCTGTGATTGTGCAGCCACCATTCCAGATCCCAAAGTCGATCGGGTGGATGACCCTGCGCGAGGAGCCGCTTGTCTTGATCGTGCCTGAGACGATGGAGATCAGTCACCCCGAGATGGCCATCAGCACTGCGCCCTTCATCCGCTACGACCGGAACCAGTGGGGTGGGCAGATTGTGGACAGCTACCTGCGGCAGCATCGGTTGAAGGTGCGCCAATGGTTGGAGCTTGATGCGTTGGACTCAATTGCCGCACTGGTGAGCCGAGGAATTGGAGTTGCCATCGTGCCGGACTGGTCTCCTCCTTGGCCCGAGGGGCTGCGGCTGCGCAAAATCCCTCTTTCGGACGGTGAGCGACGAAGGGTCGGCGTCCTTTGGAGGCGCTCTGGTCCTCGGAGCGCTGCAATCCGTGCCTTCGTCGATACCTGTGGAGAAATCCAGCGGTGA
- a CDS encoding GntR family transcriptional regulator, producing the protein MAGILASIELPQPKRTSLSESVADTIAEAIATRIIVPGERIVEATLVEKLGVSRVPIREALKVLHAQGIISGVGHKGYRIAAFDPKVAQQVMEVRLSLEAFLLRDAIQNWRMGNGSPAVLDAAIEKMYASAKAGNAQSSLTADLEFHRSIRNAADNAIAGILWDTIARHVLIVSNLERFRDEDLSAIPHQHEAFRDWILAEIAKPETNATDVQKALEDHMFLIARKKNPGSQG; encoded by the coding sequence TTGGCTGGAATTTTGGCTTCTATTGAACTGCCGCAACCGAAACGCACATCTCTGTCTGAGAGCGTTGCTGACACGATTGCCGAGGCGATAGCGACCCGCATCATCGTTCCGGGCGAGCGGATTGTAGAAGCCACACTCGTTGAGAAGCTTGGTGTTAGCAGAGTACCGATTCGAGAAGCACTCAAGGTGCTGCATGCCCAGGGCATCATCAGCGGCGTTGGCCACAAGGGATACAGAATCGCGGCATTCGATCCCAAAGTGGCTCAGCAAGTGATGGAGGTCCGGCTGTCTCTCGAGGCTTTCTTGCTGCGGGATGCAATTCAGAATTGGCGCATGGGCAACGGCAGCCCAGCGGTTCTTGATGCCGCAATAGAGAAAATGTACGCCTCAGCCAAGGCGGGGAATGCCCAAAGCTCTCTGACGGCCGACCTGGAGTTCCATCGATCAATTCGGAATGCTGCCGACAATGCGATTGCCGGGATTCTTTGGGATACGATTGCCCGGCATGTCCTTATCGTTTCAAATCTTGAGCGATTCCGCGATGAAGACTTGTCTGCAATTCCCCACCAGCATGAAGCCTTTCGCGACTGGATCTTAGCGGAAATCGCTAAGCCTGAAACCAATGCGACTGACGTCCAAAAGGCGCTCGAGGATCACATGTTCCTCATAGCTCGCAAGAAGAATCCGGGCTCGCAGGGTTGA
- a CDS encoding glucose 1-dehydrogenase, whose protein sequence is MRLEGQVAVITGGASGMGRSTALLFAREGAKVVVGDVDTAAGATLEGEARAFGGDLRFQRCDVSVETDVAQLVAAAEDGYGKLDTIFNNAGIEQPVTPSDQVTEALFDRVIDINLKGVFFGCKHAIPALLRNGGGTIVNNSSVSAFANVGGNLSYAASKGGIMSMTRVIAVEYASRNIRCNAINPGVIDTGMNRRNLDLSSNPEELEQRWRAITPMGRMGTGDEIGEAVLFLASRQSSFITGVGLLVDGGRVAT, encoded by the coding sequence GTGAGACTAGAAGGCCAAGTTGCGGTGATAACCGGTGGTGCAAGTGGCATGGGGCGATCAACCGCCCTGCTGTTTGCAAGGGAAGGAGCCAAAGTGGTTGTCGGCGACGTCGATACCGCGGCCGGCGCCACGCTTGAAGGTGAGGCAAGGGCCTTTGGGGGTGACTTGCGTTTTCAGCGTTGCGACGTGTCCGTCGAAACGGACGTGGCACAGCTCGTTGCAGCAGCCGAAGACGGCTATGGAAAGCTGGACACGATCTTTAACAATGCCGGCATTGAGCAACCCGTCACACCCTCAGATCAAGTAACCGAGGCACTGTTTGATCGGGTCATAGACATCAATCTCAAGGGCGTATTCTTTGGTTGCAAGCATGCGATCCCTGCGTTGTTGCGCAACGGAGGGGGCACGATCGTAAACAATTCATCCGTGAGCGCATTTGCCAATGTGGGCGGAAATCTGTCTTATGCGGCTTCCAAGGGTGGCATCATGTCCATGACCCGGGTCATCGCAGTCGAATATGCGTCCCGCAATATCCGCTGCAATGCTATCAATCCGGGTGTGATCGACACGGGCATGAACCGGCGCAATCTGGACCTATCCAGCAATCCTGAGGAGTTGGAACAGCGCTGGCGTGCGATCACGCCCATGGGCCGTATGGGCACAGGCGACGAGATAGGGGAGGCAGTCCTGTTCCTCGCCTCGCGTCAATCCTCTTTCATCACAGGTGTTGGCCTGCTGGTCGATGGGGGGCGGGTGGCAACATGA
- a CDS encoding SDR family oxidoreductase: MSGKLAGKVAVVTGAARGLGRAVAQLYAQEGATVYALDHLVDELTLLQQDTGGIRPRPLDLTDVDAIECVFGAIHDEAGHIDVLVNNAGIIFFKPVEEVSVADWDRLMAVNLRGAFLCVRAVARGMKARRAGAIINVSSNAGITGGLDESTYCASKFGLEGLSRSLSHEFTPYNVSVNTITPGHPMRTPMSEVTYSAELRKIWKDPVELAPAFVHLALQDATGINDQRIKAWDMVLELRNNAG, from the coding sequence ATGAGTGGCAAACTCGCTGGCAAGGTCGCCGTCGTCACAGGCGCGGCGCGAGGATTGGGGCGTGCTGTAGCCCAGCTTTACGCTCAGGAAGGCGCCACAGTCTATGCGCTCGACCACCTGGTGGATGAACTGACCTTACTCCAGCAGGATACTGGCGGCATAAGGCCCCGGCCGCTCGACCTCACGGATGTCGACGCAATAGAATGTGTCTTTGGTGCTATCCACGATGAAGCCGGCCACATTGACGTCCTGGTCAATAATGCGGGCATCATTTTTTTCAAGCCGGTTGAAGAGGTCTCGGTGGCGGATTGGGACAGGCTGATGGCCGTCAATCTGCGAGGTGCGTTTCTTTGCGTACGAGCGGTTGCTCGGGGGATGAAAGCTCGCCGAGCTGGCGCCATCATCAATGTTTCCAGCAATGCCGGCATTACCGGTGGGCTCGACGAATCCACCTATTGCGCATCCAAGTTCGGACTTGAAGGCTTGTCGCGATCGCTCAGCCATGAGTTCACGCCATACAATGTATCGGTCAACACAATTACACCGGGCCATCCGATGCGTACGCCAATGAGCGAGGTGACCTATTCGGCCGAGTTGCGGAAGATCTGGAAGGATCCAGTCGAACTGGCCCCTGCCTTCGTTCACCTGGCTCTTCAGGATGCCACGGGCATCAACGACCAGCGTATCAAAGCTTGGGACATGGTTTTGGAGCTGCGCAACAACGCTGGCTGA
- a CDS encoding M14 family metallopeptidase, with amino-acid sequence MSTLDIRFDRYYTYAEMTERLQALVDAYPELARLTSIAKSFQGRDVWLVEIGNRKTGPLEEKPGYYIDGQIHAEEHATSATALYAVNHLLTQYGIDKEVTRLVDSQAFYILPRINPDGAELSLVPPYYNWCGNGRFMPGADRVEGLIPEDIDGDGFLVWMRVPDPKGEWKKSTSNPDIMVQREPGEEGGEYYRMYPEGTVRNYDNVNVPIEKPFDGNMNRNFPTNWSPQEYGGGVHPLSEPEAHGMAKVILDHPNICGMCAYHTHGGIILRPSMTRPDSAMSARDINLYKEIGKVGTALTGYPTISIYEEFTPDKSVVRRGGLMDWTYEEMGIISFGTELWDIERAAGVPKEGYYNLYPRNEDVQQKVYDYVKKNMAERGWRDWKHFDHPQLGAIEIGGMVNIWTYRNPPGELLEEICRQNVLFNLKHAAAAPQIKIDDVTVTHLGAGLYKVRSIIANHGYLPTNLSDVAIANKVAKTVTASIEVEGGELMMNPECADLGHLAGRNERLYPWSPWGQQWTANAKPTEWLVRIAGKGAITVVARSEKGGTKRVSRVIG; translated from the coding sequence ATGAGCACGCTCGATATACGCTTTGATCGCTACTACACCTACGCCGAAATGACCGAACGGCTTCAGGCGCTGGTCGACGCCTATCCAGAGTTGGCACGGCTGACGTCTATCGCAAAGTCCTTCCAGGGGCGCGACGTTTGGCTGGTCGAGATTGGTAACAGGAAGACCGGACCACTCGAGGAAAAGCCCGGCTACTACATTGACGGACAGATTCATGCCGAGGAGCACGCGACGAGTGCCACCGCGCTTTACGCTGTCAATCACCTGCTTACACAGTATGGAATCGACAAGGAGGTCACCCGTCTCGTAGACAGCCAAGCCTTCTACATTCTCCCTCGCATCAATCCCGACGGAGCCGAGCTCTCGTTAGTCCCACCCTACTACAATTGGTGCGGCAACGGCCGTTTCATGCCGGGAGCCGACCGTGTCGAGGGTCTAATCCCCGAAGATATCGATGGAGACGGTTTCCTTGTCTGGATGCGGGTTCCCGATCCGAAAGGAGAATGGAAGAAGAGTACCAGTAATCCTGACATCATGGTGCAGCGCGAGCCCGGCGAGGAAGGCGGCGAATATTACCGGATGTATCCAGAAGGCACGGTTCGCAACTACGACAACGTGAATGTGCCCATCGAGAAACCTTTCGACGGCAACATGAACCGCAACTTCCCGACCAACTGGTCGCCTCAGGAGTATGGCGGCGGCGTACATCCGCTTTCGGAACCGGAAGCGCACGGCATGGCGAAGGTCATCCTCGATCATCCCAATATTTGCGGCATGTGCGCATATCATACCCACGGCGGGATCATCCTGCGCCCGTCGATGACGCGCCCAGACAGTGCGATGAGCGCGCGTGATATCAACCTCTACAAAGAGATCGGAAAAGTCGGCACTGCACTGACCGGTTATCCGACGATATCGATCTATGAAGAGTTCACGCCTGACAAATCGGTCGTGCGTCGCGGCGGGCTAATGGACTGGACCTATGAAGAGATGGGCATCATTTCTTTCGGTACGGAATTGTGGGACATCGAACGTGCTGCGGGTGTGCCGAAGGAGGGCTACTACAACCTCTATCCGCGTAATGAAGATGTGCAGCAGAAGGTCTATGACTACGTAAAGAAGAATATGGCCGAAAGAGGCTGGCGCGACTGGAAGCATTTTGACCACCCCCAGCTCGGGGCGATCGAGATCGGCGGCATGGTCAATATTTGGACTTATCGTAATCCTCCAGGCGAGCTGCTGGAAGAAATCTGCAGACAGAACGTGCTCTTCAACCTCAAGCACGCCGCGGCTGCCCCCCAGATCAAGATTGACGATGTGACCGTGACCCATCTTGGGGCGGGCCTCTACAAGGTCCGCTCCATCATCGCCAATCATGGTTATCTTCCGACAAATCTTTCCGATGTCGCCATCGCCAACAAAGTTGCAAAGACGGTGACTGCTTCCATAGAGGTTGAAGGCGGTGAGCTCATGATGAATCCTGAGTGCGCCGACCTTGGCCACCTGGCGGGCCGCAATGAACGTCTCTATCCATGGTCCCCATGGGGTCAGCAATGGACCGCGAACGCCAAGCCGACCGAATGGCTCGTACGAATTGCCGGCAAAGGCGCAATCACCGTCGTCGCCCGTTCGGAGAAAGGCGGCACGAAGCGAGTTAGTCGCGTCATAGGGTAG
- a CDS encoding ABC transporter ATP-binding protein — translation MNAIVDPRAATGDDILLRVRGLKKYFSIRGGIFNRVVANVRAINDVSFSIKRGEVVGLVGESGSGKTTVGRTVLRLLEPTEGEINFAGTDITRLSASEMRAFRKRMQIVFQDPYASLNPREKVRTVLGHALAVHKIGRPEEREDRIVALLEQVGLSGDYLDRFPHEFSGGQRQRIGIARALAVEPEFIVADEPVSALDVSIQAQVVNLLEDLKAHYNLTMLFIAHDLAVVEHISDRVIVMYLGRIMEVAPTRNLYRVPNHPYTKALLSAVPDPDKRARPDRIILKGDIPSPINPPSGCVFRTRCSLAIADCARVVPSLNEISPGHFSACIRTAPTPGDVAVPSLIQEHL, via the coding sequence ATGAACGCCATTGTCGACCCGCGTGCGGCCACAGGCGACGATATTCTGCTGCGCGTGCGCGGCCTTAAGAAGTATTTCTCCATCAGGGGCGGAATCTTCAACCGCGTGGTCGCCAATGTGCGGGCCATCAATGACGTTTCTTTCTCCATCAAGCGGGGCGAGGTCGTCGGGCTCGTTGGTGAATCTGGTTCGGGCAAAACAACCGTGGGCCGCACGGTACTGCGATTGCTGGAACCTACGGAAGGCGAGATCAATTTCGCGGGCACTGACATTACCCGGCTGTCTGCCTCAGAAATGCGTGCCTTCCGCAAGCGCATGCAGATCGTCTTTCAGGACCCTTACGCGAGCCTCAACCCGCGTGAGAAGGTTCGCACGGTTCTCGGCCATGCGCTGGCCGTGCACAAGATCGGCCGCCCCGAGGAACGAGAGGACCGGATTGTCGCCTTGCTCGAACAGGTCGGGCTTTCCGGCGATTATTTGGATCGGTTCCCGCATGAATTCTCAGGTGGGCAGCGCCAGCGTATCGGCATAGCCCGAGCACTGGCGGTTGAGCCCGAGTTCATCGTTGCCGACGAGCCGGTTTCTGCGCTGGACGTCTCGATTCAGGCGCAGGTAGTCAATCTCCTTGAGGATCTGAAGGCACATTACAATCTGACCATGCTGTTTATTGCGCATGATCTCGCTGTGGTCGAACATATCAGCGACCGTGTGATCGTCATGTATCTGGGACGGATCATGGAAGTGGCCCCCACCCGCAATCTCTATCGCGTTCCCAACCATCCTTACACCAAGGCGCTCCTTTCGGCGGTGCCTGATCCAGACAAGAGAGCCCGACCCGACCGCATCATATTGAAGGGTGATATCCCGAGTCCGATCAATCCTCCTTCAGGCTGCGTCTTTCGAACCCGCTGTTCGCTTGCCATTGCGGACTGCGCTCGGGTCGTGCCGTCCTTGAACGAAATCTCGCCCGGCCATTTCAGTGCCTGTATTCGCACCGCGCCTACGCCAGGCGACGTTGCAGTACCCAGCCTCATCCAGGAACACCTATGA
- a CDS encoding ABC transporter ATP-binding protein: MTESPLLEVDDLQTTFLVGEGQIVSAVDGVSFAVNAGETLAIVGESGSGKSVTSLSIMRLLPKKIGKIARGAIRLRGRDLAELSEKEMRTVRGNDIGMIFQEPMTSLNPVHTIGRQIAEVVIQHQKVSKAEAHRRAVEMLEIVGIPEPARRAAQFPHEMSGGMRQRAMIAMALACEPSVLIADEPTTALDVTIQAQILDLMRNLQERLGMAIVFITHDLGVVAEMANRVVVMYAGQVVEAGTVEQIFTRPLMPYTSGLMQSIPRMGAEEKTRLQAIPGYVPLLTKLPGGCRFRTRCAFAEERCADAVPPLEELEAGRSVRCIRWQELELPTRTST, encoded by the coding sequence ATCACAGAATCGCCTCTCCTGGAAGTGGATGACCTGCAAACGACATTTCTGGTTGGCGAAGGCCAGATTGTGAGCGCTGTTGACGGAGTGAGTTTTGCCGTCAATGCCGGCGAGACGCTGGCTATCGTGGGCGAGTCCGGCTCGGGCAAATCCGTGACAAGCCTTTCCATCATGCGGCTCCTGCCGAAGAAGATCGGCAAGATTGCGCGCGGCGCCATCAGACTGCGTGGGAGAGATCTCGCGGAACTGAGCGAGAAAGAGATGCGCACCGTTCGCGGCAACGATATCGGCATGATCTTCCAGGAGCCGATGACGAGCCTCAATCCGGTGCACACGATCGGCAGGCAGATTGCAGAAGTTGTGATCCAGCACCAGAAGGTTTCGAAGGCCGAGGCCCACAGACGGGCCGTGGAAATGCTGGAAATCGTCGGCATCCCGGAGCCTGCGCGAAGAGCCGCGCAGTTTCCACATGAAATGTCTGGTGGCATGCGCCAGCGGGCCATGATCGCCATGGCGCTTGCCTGCGAACCCAGCGTGCTTATCGCCGATGAACCGACGACCGCCCTCGATGTTACGATCCAGGCCCAGATTCTCGACCTGATGCGCAATCTCCAGGAACGCCTTGGTATGGCGATAGTTTTCATCACGCACGATCTTGGCGTAGTTGCTGAAATGGCGAACCGTGTCGTCGTGATGTATGCGGGCCAGGTCGTCGAGGCGGGCACGGTTGAGCAAATCTTCACGCGACCGCTGATGCCCTACACATCAGGCTTGATGCAATCCATTCCGCGAATGGGCGCGGAGGAAAAGACCCGCCTGCAAGCAATTCCCGGTTACGTACCGCTCCTCACAAAACTCCCGGGCGGCTGCCGCTTCCGTACACGTTGCGCTTTCGCCGAGGAGAGATGCGCGGATGCCGTGCCGCCCTTGGAAGAGTTGGAGGCCGGGCGCAGCGTACGCTGCATCCGTTGGCAAGAACTCGAACTCCCGACGAGGACCAGCACATGA